A genomic stretch from Nilaparvata lugens isolate BPH chromosome 8, ASM1435652v1, whole genome shotgun sequence includes:
- the LOC120352665 gene encoding craniofacial development protein 2-like, with protein sequence MRKYRVQLMGLSETKRKGQGQVQLDGGYCLRYSGVDKTRRAGEGVGVVVSGEMEGKVTGWKAVSSRIMYVDLEMEETVTVIQVYAPTEDYDIADKEAFYEELQKEMDKARDRSRHVIIMGDWNGRIGSEVNRGQGCMGRFAGDRILNDNGERIIDFCLENNLMIGNTFYNHKKIHQITYSALGRQAESVIDYMVYTRNTNYAVCDVKVIRGAELATDHKLLVLDTNFSIPKARKTKAYVKVKVEELRKPGVRDEFSRKMEEELTWQNEELERKGIEDIWNALKTTIKRVAEQACGSRQIKGQGKKRTKWWNDEVKIMVRYKKEAWKRYLQTRTEEDRRAYVEKRNQVKETVRRAKAETWPQNI encoded by the exons ATGAGAAAATACAGGGTGCAACTGATGGGACTGAGTGAGACGAAAAGGAAGGGCCAAGGGCAAGTGCAATTGGACGGAGGTTATTGTTTGAGATATTCAGGAGTGGATAAGACAAGACGAGCAGGAGAGGGAGTTGGAGTGGTGGTGTCAGGTGAGATGGAAGGAAAAGTGACTGGATGGAAGGCGGTAAGCTCAAGGATTATGTATGTGGACTTGGAGATGGAAGAGACTGTTACAGTAATTCAAGTCTATGCCCCAACAGAAGATTACGACATTGCAGATAAAGAAGCATTCTATGAAGAATTACAGAAGGAAATGGATAAGGCACGAGACAGAAGTAGGCATGTTATCATAATGGGAGACTGGAATGGAAGAATAGGGAGTGAAGTGAACAGAGGACAAGGCTGTATGGGAAGGTTTGCTGGGGATAGAATCTTGAATGATAATGGAGAAAGGATCATAGACTTTTGCCTGGAAAACAACCTTATGATTGGAAACACTTTTTACAACCACAAAAAGATACACCAAATTACATATTCAGCTTTGGGTAGACAGGCAGAGAGTGTAATTGACTACATGGTGTACACAAGAAACACAAACTATGCTGTATGCGATGTGAAGGTCATAAGGGGGGCAGAGCTGGCAACTGACCATAAATTGCTTGTGCTGGACACAAACTTCAGTATCCCTAAGGCAAGGAAAACCAAGGCATATGTAAAGGTCAAAGTTGAGGAACTGAGGAAGCCTGGAGTTAGGGATGAGTTTTCCAGAAAAATGGAAGAGGAATTGACATGGCAAAATGAGGAATTGGAAAGAAAAGGGATAGAAGATATATGGAATGCACTTAAAACTACAATAAAAAGAGTTGCAGAGCAGGCATGTGGCAGTAGACAAATTAAAGGGCAGGGTAAGAAACGTACAAAATGGTGGAATGATGAGGTGAAGATCATGGTTAGATACAAAAAGGAAGCATGGAAAAGATATCTCCAAACAAGAACAGAGGAAGACAGAAGAGCATATGTGGAAAAACGGAACCAAGTGAAAGAGACTGTGAGACGGGCTAAAGCTGAAACTTGG CCCCAGAATATATAA